A portion of the Planctomycetota bacterium genome contains these proteins:
- a CDS encoding metallophosphoesterase, protein MARGWTWAAAFGVLVTAAAEAGAVPEALTFGVFADPQHGEREAAGSRFYRDSPAKLAECIQAFARAKPAFVICLGDFVDGTSRDSATEMRHLETIEGLFRRFEGPRYHVLGNHDLDAFTKDEFLKAAGMPAAHYAFDAAPFRCIVLDACFRKGFEPYARGNFVWTDSWVPPEQLQWLEAELKRAEGKVLVFTHQPLDGDDVHCVRNAADVRRILEDSGKVTAVFSGHDHKGGFRKVRGIPYFTICGMVEGPGTESNAYALVTVSPAGGIRIQGFGKQPSSTRE, encoded by the coding sequence ATGGCGCGAGGCTGGACCTGGGCAGCCGCCTTCGGCGTCCTCGTGACGGCTGCCGCGGAGGCGGGGGCCGTTCCCGAGGCGCTCACCTTCGGCGTCTTCGCCGACCCGCAGCACGGCGAGCGCGAGGCCGCCGGCTCGCGCTTCTACCGCGATTCGCCGGCCAAGCTGGCCGAGTGCATCCAGGCTTTCGCGCGCGCGAAGCCCGCCTTCGTCATCTGCCTGGGCGATTTCGTGGACGGCACGAGCCGCGACTCCGCCACGGAGATGCGGCACCTCGAGACCATCGAGGGCCTCTTCCGCCGCTTCGAGGGGCCCCGCTACCACGTTCTGGGCAACCACGACCTCGATGCCTTCACCAAGGACGAGTTCCTGAAGGCCGCCGGCATGCCCGCCGCGCACTATGCCTTCGACGCGGCGCCCTTCCGCTGCATCGTGCTCGACGCCTGCTTCCGCAAGGGCTTCGAGCCGTACGCCCGGGGCAACTTCGTGTGGACCGATAGCTGGGTGCCGCCCGAGCAGCTCCAGTGGCTCGAGGCCGAACTGAAGCGGGCCGAGGGCAAGGTGCTCGTCTTCACCCACCAGCCGCTCGACGGCGACGACGTGCACTGTGTGCGCAACGCCGCCGACGTGCGCCGCATCCTCGAGGACTCGGGCAAGGTGACGGCCGTCTTCAGCGGACACGACCACAAGGGCGGCTTCCGCAAGGTCCGCGGCATCCCCTACTTCACGATCTGCGGCATGGTCGAGGGGCCGGGCACGGAGAGTAATGCCTACGCCCTTGTCACGGTTTCGCCGGCCGGCGGCATCCGCATCCAGGGGTTCGGCAAGCAGCCCAGCTCGACGCGAGAGTGA